In one window of Rhizobium sp. ACO-34A DNA:
- a CDS encoding excinuclease ABC subunit A, with amino-acid sequence MSELKSISIRGAREHNLKGIDLDLPRNSLIVMTGLSGSGKSSLAFDTIYAEGQRRYVESLSAYARQFLEMMQKPDVDQIDGLSPAISIEQKTTSRNPRSTVGTVTEIYDYMRLLFARVGVPYSPATGLPIESQTVSQMVDRIVAFEEGTRLYILAPMIRGRKGEYKKELAELMKKGFQRVKVDGQFHEIADVPALDKKYKHDIDVVVDRVVVRPDIAARLADSLETCLKLADGLAVAEFADKPLPPEETAAGGSANKSLNETHERVLFSEKFACPVSGFTIPEIEPRLFSFNNPFGACPTCDGLGSQQKIDEALIVPESNRRLNDGAIAPWAKSSSPYYNQTLEALGKAYGFKLSSKWSDLNAAAQKAILHGTDEKIEFHYADGARSYSTTKTFEGIVPNLERRWKETDSAWAREEIERFMSAAPCPACAGFRLKPEALAVKINGLHIGQVTDMAIRIAGGWFEALPAKLTDKQNEIAVRILKEIRERLRFLNDVGLDYLSLSRNSGTLSGGESQRIRLASQIGSGLTGVLYVLDEPSIGLHQRDNARLLDTLKHLRDIGNTVIVVEHDEDAILTADYVVDIGPAAGIHGGQVVAEGSPSEIMANPNSLTGKYLTGELGVAVPEKRRKPKKGQQIKVVGARGNNLKNVTASIPLGVFTAVTGVSGGGKSTFLIETLYKAAARRVMGARENPAEHERIDGFEFIDKVIDIDQSPIGRTPRSNPATYTGAFTPIRDWFAGLPEAKTRGYQPGRFSFNVKGGRCEACQGDGVIKIEMHFLPDVYVTCDVCHGKRYNRETLDVLFKGKSIADVLDMTVEEGVEFFSAVPAVRDKLQALFDVGLGYIKVGQQANTLSGGEAQRVKLAKELSKRSTGRTLYILDEPTTGLHFHDVAKLLEMLQELVNQGNSVVVIEHNLEVIKTADWILDFGPEGGDGGGTIVAEGTPEDVVKAEKSYTGQFLKELLERRPVKKRQAAE; translated from the coding sequence ATGAGCGAACTGAAGAGCATCTCCATCCGCGGCGCGCGCGAGCACAATCTCAAGGGGATCGACCTCGATCTTCCGCGCAACAGCCTGATCGTCATGACCGGCCTGTCCGGTTCGGGCAAGTCCTCGCTTGCCTTCGACACCATCTATGCGGAGGGGCAACGCCGCTATGTCGAGAGCCTCTCGGCCTATGCGCGCCAGTTCCTCGAGATGATGCAGAAGCCGGATGTCGACCAGATCGACGGCCTGTCGCCGGCGATCTCCATCGAACAGAAGACGACCTCACGCAATCCGCGCTCGACCGTCGGCACGGTTACGGAAATCTACGACTATATGCGCCTTCTCTTTGCGCGCGTCGGGGTTCCCTATTCGCCGGCGACCGGCCTGCCGATCGAGAGCCAGACCGTTTCGCAGATGGTCGACCGCATCGTTGCCTTCGAGGAAGGTACGCGTCTTTATATTCTGGCGCCGATGATCCGCGGGCGAAAGGGCGAGTACAAGAAGGAACTCGCCGAACTGATGAAGAAGGGCTTCCAGCGCGTCAAGGTCGATGGGCAGTTCCATGAAATCGCGGATGTTCCAGCGCTCGACAAGAAATACAAGCACGACATCGACGTCGTGGTCGACCGCGTCGTGGTGCGGCCGGATATTGCCGCCCGTCTCGCCGACAGCCTTGAGACCTGCCTGAAGCTCGCAGACGGTCTGGCTGTTGCCGAGTTCGCCGACAAGCCGCTGCCGCCGGAAGAAACCGCGGCCGGCGGTTCGGCCAACAAGTCGCTGAACGAAACCCACGAGCGGGTGCTTTTCTCGGAGAAGTTCGCCTGCCCCGTTTCCGGCTTCACCATTCCGGAAATCGAGCCACGACTGTTCTCCTTCAACAATCCCTTCGGCGCCTGCCCGACCTGCGACGGTCTGGGCTCGCAGCAGAAGATCGACGAAGCACTGATCGTGCCGGAATCCAATCGGCGCCTTAACGACGGGGCAATCGCGCCCTGGGCCAAGTCGTCGTCGCCCTACTACAACCAGACGCTGGAAGCGCTGGGCAAGGCCTATGGCTTCAAGCTTTCCAGCAAATGGTCCGATCTGAACGCCGCCGCCCAGAAGGCTATTCTTCACGGCACCGACGAGAAGATCGAGTTCCACTACGCCGATGGCGCACGCTCCTATTCGACGACCAAGACATTCGAAGGCATTGTTCCCAATCTCGAGCGCCGCTGGAAGGAAACTGACAGCGCCTGGGCGCGCGAGGAAATCGAGCGCTTTATGTCGGCAGCCCCCTGCCCGGCCTGCGCCGGTTTCCGGCTTAAGCCGGAAGCGCTGGCGGTGAAAATCAACGGTCTGCATATCGGCCAGGTCACCGACATGGCGATCCGCATCGCCGGCGGCTGGTTCGAGGCGCTTCCCGCCAAGCTTACCGACAAGCAGAACGAAATTGCGGTCCGTATCCTCAAGGAAATCCGTGAGCGGCTGCGCTTCCTCAATGATGTCGGTCTCGACTATCTCAGCCTGTCGCGCAATTCGGGCACGCTGTCGGGCGGCGAGAGCCAGCGCATCCGGCTGGCGTCGCAGATCGGCTCGGGGCTGACAGGCGTTCTCTACGTGCTCGACGAACCGTCGATCGGCCTTCACCAGCGCGACAATGCCCGGCTGCTCGATACGCTGAAGCACCTGCGCGACATCGGCAATACGGTGATCGTCGTCGAACATGACGAAGACGCGATCCTGACGGCCGACTATGTCGTCGATATCGGACCGGCCGCCGGCATCCATGGCGGTCAGGTGGTGGCCGAAGGGTCGCCGTCCGAGATCATGGCCAATCCGAATTCGCTGACGGGCAAGTATCTTACCGGCGAACTCGGGGTTGCGGTGCCTGAAAAGCGGCGTAAGCCGAAAAAGGGTCAGCAGATCAAGGTGGTCGGCGCCAGGGGCAACAACCTCAAGAACGTTACAGCCTCCATCCCGCTCGGCGTATTCACCGCCGTGACAGGCGTTTCGGGCGGCGGCAAGTCGACCTTCCTGATCGAGACGCTTTACAAGGCAGCGGCACGCCGTGTCATGGGCGCGCGCGAAAACCCGGCCGAACACGAGCGGATCGACGGTTTCGAATTCATCGACAAGGTCATCGACATCGACCAGTCGCCGATCGGCCGCACGCCGCGCTCCAACCCGGCGACCTACACCGGCGCCTTCACGCCGATCCGCGACTGGTTCGCGGGTCTTCCCGAGGCGAAGACCCGCGGCTACCAGCCGGGCCGGTTTTCGTTCAACGTCAAGGGGGGCCGCTGCGAGGCCTGCCAGGGTGACGGCGTCATCAAGATCGAGATGCACTTCCTGCCCGACGTCTACGTCACCTGTGACGTCTGCCACGGCAAGCGCTACAATCGCGAGACCCTCGACGTGCTGTTCAAGGGCAAGTCGATTGCCGACGTGCTCGACATGACGGTGGAGGAAGGCGTCGAATTCTTCTCCGCGGTGCCTGCCGTGCGCGACAAGCTGCAGGCGCTCTTCGATGTCGGCCTCGGCTACATCAAGGTCGGCCAGCAAGCGAACACGCTTTCCGGCGGCGAGGCGCAGCGCGTCAAGCTTGCCAAGGAACTGTCGAAGCGCTCGACCGGCCGCACGCTCTACATTCTCGATGAGCCGACCACCGGCCTGCATTTCCACGATGTCGCCAAGCTTTTGGAAATGTTGCAGGAACTGGTCAATCAGGGCAATTCCGTGGTGGTCATCGAGCACAATCTCGAGGTCATCAAAACGGCGGACTGGATCCTCGATTTCGGTCCCGAGGGCGGCGACGGCGGCGGCACCATCGTTGCCGAGGGCACGCCGGAAGACGTGGTAAAGGCCGAGAAATCCTATACCGGCCAGTTCCTCAAGGAGCTGCTGGAACGCCGCCCAGTGAAAAAGCGCCAGGCGGCGGAGTAA
- a CDS encoding single-stranded DNA-binding protein (binds to single stranded DNA and may facilitate the binding and interaction of other proteins to DNA) translates to MAGSVNKVILIGNLGADPEIRRTQDGRPIANLRIATSESWRDRNSGERKEKTEWHTVVIFNEGLCKVAEQYLRKGSTVYVEGQLQTRKWQDQNGQDRYSTEVVLQGFNSNLTMLGGRGEGGGQGASRGGDFGGGGYGDDYGSSAPSRGGSSGSGSGGRGGSSAPSGGGGFSRDMDDDIPF, encoded by the coding sequence ATGGCTGGTAGCGTCAACAAGGTAATTTTGATCGGCAATCTCGGGGCCGACCCGGAAATCCGCCGTACCCAGGACGGTCGCCCGATTGCCAACCTGCGCATCGCGACGTCGGAAAGCTGGCGCGACCGCAACTCCGGCGAGCGCAAGGAAAAGACCGAATGGCACACCGTTGTGATCTTCAATGAAGGTCTCTGCAAGGTGGCCGAACAGTATCTGCGCAAGGGCTCGACGGTCTATGTCGAAGGTCAGCTTCAGACCCGCAAGTGGCAGGACCAGAACGGTCAGGATCGCTATTCGACCGAAGTGGTGCTGCAGGGCTTCAATTCGAACCTGACCATGCTCGGCGGTCGCGGCGAAGGCGGTGGGCAGGGCGCTTCCCGCGGTGGTGACTTCGGCGGCGGCGGTTATGGCGACGACTACGGTTCTTCCGCTCCATCGCGTGGTGGCTCGTCCGGTTCCGGCTCGGGTGGTCGTGGCGGTTCGAGCGCGCCGTCCGGCGGCGGTGGCTTCTCCCGCGATATGGACGACGACATTCCGTTCTGA
- a CDS encoding MarC family transcriptional regulator, giving the protein MAGADAMINAFTTLLVTVDPPGLAPLFLAMTQGMSTAQRRQVAVRGSVIAFAILAVFALFGAGILAALGISMGAFRIAGGLMLFAIAFEMIFEKRNERKEKTTDNAITKDHIHNLAVFPLAIPLIAGPGAISATVLIAGTMEGITGKAQLIGVIGVCLALVLLALSLAEPLNRFLGVTGRALLTRLLGVLLAALSVQFVVDGVKSAFGV; this is encoded by the coding sequence ATGGCTGGCGCAGACGCGATGATCAACGCATTCACCACCCTTCTGGTGACTGTAGACCCGCCGGGGCTCGCCCCGCTGTTCCTTGCGATGACCCAGGGCATGAGTACGGCGCAACGCCGGCAGGTGGCCGTGCGCGGTTCCGTCATCGCCTTTGCCATCCTTGCGGTCTTCGCACTCTTCGGTGCCGGCATCCTTGCAGCGCTCGGCATTTCCATGGGCGCGTTCCGCATCGCCGGCGGGCTGATGCTCTTCGCCATCGCGTTCGAAATGATCTTCGAGAAACGCAATGAGCGCAAAGAGAAGACCACGGATAACGCCATCACCAAGGATCACATCCACAACCTCGCCGTCTTCCCGCTGGCCATTCCGCTGATCGCCGGACCGGGCGCCATCTCGGCGACGGTGCTGATCGCCGGCACGATGGAAGGCATTACCGGCAAGGCGCAGCTGATCGGCGTCATCGGAGTCTGCCTTGCGCTGGTTCTGCTGGCACTCAGCCTTGCCGAACCGCTCAACCGCTTCCTCGGCGTCACCGGCCGGGCGCTTCTGACCCGCCTGCTCGGTGTGCTTCTCGCGGCTCTTTCAGTGCAGTTCGTAGTCGATGGCGTAAAGTCGGCCTTCGGGGTCTGA
- a CDS encoding DNA gyrase subunit A has protein sequence MTEQSTPGGGKFPQGIEPISIMEEMQRSYLDYAMSVIVSRALPDVRDGLKPVHRRILFSMSEMGVDWNKKYVKSARVTGDVMGKYHPHGDAAIYDALARMAQDWSLRLPLIDGQGNFGSVDGDPPAAQRYTECRLEKAAHALLDDLDKETIDFRENYDGTLQEPVVVPAKFPNLLVNGAGGIAVGMATNIPPHNLSEVVDGCIAVIDNPAIELAELMEIIPGPDFPTGAMILGRSGIRSAYETGRGSVIMRGVARIEPMRGDREQIIISEIPYQVNKATMIEKMAELVRDKRIEGISDLRDESDREGYRVVIELKRDANADVILNQLYRYTPLQTSFGCNMVALNGGKPEQLSLLDMLRAFVAFREDVVSRRTKYLLRKARDRAHVLVGLAIAVANIDEVISLIRRAPDPQTAREQLMERRWPAHDVDALIRLIDDPRHRINEDNTYNLSEEQARAILELRLARLTALGRDEIDEELNKIGAEISDYLDILSSRLRIQTIVKDELTAVRDEFGTPRRTQIIDGGLEMDDEDLIAREDMVVTVSHLGYIKRVPLTTYRAQRRGGKGRSGMATRDEDFVTRLFVANTHTPVLFFSSRGIVYKEKVWRLPIGTPTSRGKALINMLPLEPGERITTIMPLPEDESTWDNLDVMFSTTRGTVRRNKLSDFVQVNRNGKIAMKLEEEGDEILSVETCTAPNRDLGIPGDDVLLTTALGQAIRFPVDEVRVFAGRNSIGVRGISLADGDRIISMTIVSHVDAEPWERAAYLKRSAAERRAAGVDEEDIALVGEEVVEEGQLSDERYEYLKEREQFVLTVSVKGYGKRSSSYDFRTSGRGGKGIRATDTSKTSEIGEQVAAFPVDEKDQIMLVSDGGQLIRVPVDGIRIASRATKGVTIFSTAKDEKVVSVERISEPESDEDDDATLGEETDAVTEASDGSTDGSEE, from the coding sequence TTGACTGAGCAAAGCACTCCCGGCGGTGGCAAGTTCCCGCAAGGCATCGAGCCGATTTCCATCATGGAAGAAATGCAGCGGTCGTATCTCGACTACGCGATGAGCGTAATCGTGAGCCGCGCGCTTCCCGATGTCCGAGACGGACTGAAGCCTGTGCACCGGCGTATTCTCTTCTCCATGAGCGAGATGGGGGTCGACTGGAACAAGAAATACGTGAAGTCGGCCCGCGTTACCGGTGACGTGATGGGTAAATACCATCCGCACGGCGACGCCGCGATTTATGACGCGCTCGCCCGTATGGCGCAGGACTGGTCGCTCCGCCTTCCGCTGATCGACGGTCAGGGCAACTTCGGCTCCGTCGACGGCGACCCGCCGGCCGCGCAGCGTTATACGGAGTGCCGTCTGGAGAAGGCGGCTCACGCCCTTCTCGATGACCTCGACAAGGAAACCATCGATTTCCGCGAGAACTATGACGGCACCCTGCAGGAGCCTGTCGTCGTCCCCGCCAAGTTCCCGAACCTGCTCGTCAACGGGGCAGGCGGCATCGCCGTCGGTATGGCGACGAACATTCCGCCGCACAATCTTTCTGAAGTGGTCGACGGCTGTATTGCGGTCATCGATAATCCGGCAATCGAGCTTGCGGAACTGATGGAGATCATTCCGGGACCGGACTTCCCGACCGGCGCCATGATCCTCGGTCGCTCCGGCATCAGGTCGGCCTATGAGACCGGCCGCGGCTCCGTCATCATGCGCGGCGTTGCGCGCATCGAGCCGATGCGCGGCGATCGCGAGCAGATCATCATCAGCGAAATTCCCTATCAGGTGAACAAGGCGACGATGATCGAGAAGATGGCCGAACTGGTGCGCGACAAGCGCATCGAGGGCATCTCCGACCTGCGCGACGAATCCGACCGCGAAGGCTACCGCGTTGTCATCGAACTCAAGCGCGACGCCAATGCCGACGTCATCCTGAACCAGCTCTATCGTTACACCCCGCTGCAGACCTCCTTTGGCTGCAATATGGTGGCGCTGAACGGCGGCAAGCCCGAACAGCTCTCGCTGCTCGACATGCTGCGCGCCTTCGTCGCCTTCCGCGAGGATGTTGTTAGCCGGCGAACGAAATATCTTCTGCGCAAGGCGCGTGACCGAGCCCATGTCTTGGTCGGTCTCGCTATTGCTGTTGCCAACATCGACGAAGTCATCAGCCTCATTCGCCGCGCACCGGATCCGCAGACGGCGCGCGAGCAGTTGATGGAGCGCCGCTGGCCGGCCCATGATGTGGATGCGCTGATCCGCCTGATCGACGATCCGCGTCACCGTATCAACGAGGACAATACCTACAACCTCTCGGAAGAGCAGGCCCGTGCCATCCTCGAACTGCGTCTGGCTCGTCTGACGGCCCTCGGCCGCGACGAAATCGACGAAGAACTGAACAAGATCGGCGCGGAAATCTCGGATTATCTCGATATCCTGTCGTCGCGCCTTCGCATCCAGACCATCGTCAAGGACGAGCTTACCGCGGTACGCGACGAGTTCGGCACGCCGCGTCGTACACAGATCATCGACGGCGGCCTGGAGATGGACGACGAAGACCTGATCGCGCGCGAAGACATGGTCGTGACGGTTTCGCACCTCGGCTATATCAAGCGCGTGCCGCTGACGACCTACCGCGCGCAGCGCCGCGGCGGCAAGGGCCGCTCCGGCATGGCGACCCGTGACGAGGATTTTGTTACCCGGCTATTCGTTGCCAACACGCACACCCCGGTTCTGTTCTTCTCCTCGCGTGGCATCGTCTACAAGGAGAAGGTCTGGCGCCTGCCGATCGGTACCCCGACGTCGCGCGGCAAGGCGCTCATCAACATGCTGCCGCTGGAACCCGGCGAACGCATTACCACCATCATGCCGCTGCCCGAGGACGAAAGCACCTGGGACAATCTCGATGTGATGTTCTCGACCACGCGCGGTACGGTGCGCCGTAACAAGCTGTCCGACTTCGTGCAGGTCAACCGCAACGGCAAGATCGCCATGAAGCTCGAGGAAGAGGGTGATGAAATCCTCTCCGTCGAGACCTGTACGGCGCCGAACCGTGATCTTGGCATCCCCGGCGACGACGTTCTGCTGACGACGGCGCTTGGCCAGGCAATCCGCTTCCCGGTCGATGAAGTCCGTGTATTCGCGGGCCGCAATTCGATCGGTGTCCGCGGCATTTCGCTGGCCGATGGCGACCGCATTATCTCGATGACCATCGTCAGCCATGTCGATGCGGAACCGTGGGAACGTGCCGCCTATCTGAAGCGCTCGGCCGCCGAGCGTCGTGCTGCCGGCGTCGATGAAGAGGATATCGCTCTCGTTGGCGAGGAAGTGGTGGAAGAAGGGCAGCTGTCCGACGAACGCTACGAATACCTCAAGGAGCGTGAACAGTTCGTACTGACCGTCTCCGTAAAGGGATATGGCAAGCGCTCGTCCTCCTACGATTTCCGCACCTCGGGCCGTGGCGGCAAGGGTATCCGCGCCACCGACACCTCGAAGACTTCGGAAATCGGCGAACAGGTCGCGGCCTTCCCGGTCGACGAAAAGGACCAGATCATGCTGGTCTCCGATGGCGGCCAGCTGATCCGTGTTCCCGTGGATGGTATCCGCATTGCAAGCCGCGCCACCAAGGGCGTTACCATCTTCTCCACAGCCAAGGACGAGAAGGTCGTTTCCGTTGAACGGATTTCCGAACCGGAATCCGATGAGGATGACGATGCGACGCTCGGTGAGGAAACGGATGCCGTGACCGAGGCGTCTGATGGTTCTACGGATGGCTCCGAGGAATAA
- a CDS encoding pantetheine-phosphate adenylyltransferase, which translates to MTTAFYPGSFDPMTNGHLDVLVQSLNVVSRVIVAIGIHPGKTPLFSYDERAELIRRSLADALPGRAADIDVVSFDNLAVDAARANGATLLLRGLRDGTDLDYEMQMAGMNYQMAPDLQTIFLPAGTASRPITATLVRQIAAMGGDVSAFVPPAVLAALKSKLGR; encoded by the coding sequence ATGACGACCGCTTTTTATCCAGGTTCCTTCGATCCGATGACCAATGGTCACCTCGACGTGCTGGTCCAGTCGCTGAACGTCGTCTCCAGGGTGATCGTGGCGATCGGCATTCATCCTGGAAAGACACCGCTGTTCAGCTACGATGAACGGGCCGAACTGATCCGCCGTTCGCTGGCGGATGCCCTTCCGGGACGCGCGGCGGATATCGACGTGGTTTCATTCGACAATCTTGCCGTGGATGCGGCGCGCGCCAACGGCGCAACCCTGCTGCTGCGTGGCCTACGCGACGGAACCGATCTCGATTATGAAATGCAGATGGCCGGTATGAACTATCAGATGGCGCCGGACCTGCAGACCATTTTCCTGCCTGCCGGAACCGCTTCGCGGCCTATTACCGCCACATTGGTTCGCCAGATCGCTGCGATGGGGGGCGATGTCAGTGCTTTCGTGCCGCCGGCAGTGCTGGCAGCGCTGAAATCGAAGCTCGGCCGCTGA
- a CDS encoding peptidylprolyl isomerase — translation MKLFRIAAALVVAFATAGSVRAASNDDYLTIQLKDGPVVIELMPDVAPKHVAQIKELTKKGEYDNVAFHRVIDGFMAQTGDVQYGDMNDGYDAKLAGTGGSSLPDLPAEFSSVPFERGTIGMARAQDPNSANSQFFIMFADGGFLNGQYTVVGKVVAGMEYVDKIKRGQGGNGEVSDPDRMIKVTVGRN, via the coding sequence ATGAAACTCTTTCGTATTGCCGCCGCGCTCGTCGTGGCCTTCGCGACCGCCGGTTCGGTGCGTGCCGCATCCAACGATGACTATCTGACGATCCAGCTCAAGGACGGCCCGGTCGTCATCGAACTCATGCCGGACGTCGCGCCGAAGCATGTCGCGCAGATCAAGGAGCTGACGAAGAAGGGCGAATACGACAACGTCGCCTTCCATCGCGTGATCGATGGTTTCATGGCCCAGACCGGTGACGTCCAGTACGGCGACATGAACGACGGTTACGACGCGAAGCTTGCCGGCACCGGCGGTTCCAGCCTGCCGGATCTTCCGGCCGAGTTCTCCAGCGTTCCCTTCGAGCGTGGCACCATTGGCATGGCGCGCGCTCAGGATCCGAACTCCGCCAATTCGCAGTTCTTCATTATGTTCGCCGATGGCGGCTTCCTGAACGGCCAGTACACGGTCGTCGGCAAGGTCGTGGCGGGCATGGAATATGTCGACAAGATCAAGCGCGGTCAGGGCGGAAACGGCGAAGTTTCCGATCCGGATCGCATGATCAAGGTAACTGTCGGCAGAAACTGA
- a CDS encoding peptidylprolyl isomerase, translating to MAEIKDPENTVIMETTKGRVVISLFPDLAPGHVERIKELSREGAYDGVVFHRVIEDFMAQTGDVQFGKQGGDSFNPARAGMGGSSKPDLKAEFSATSHVRGTCSMARSQNPNSANSQFFICFTDAPWLNKQYSVWGQVIEGMEVIDQIKRGEPVRDPDSIVSMKVAADA from the coding sequence ATGGCCGAGATCAAGGATCCGGAAAACACCGTCATCATGGAAACCACGAAGGGTCGCGTCGTGATTTCTCTTTTCCCGGACCTGGCTCCCGGCCATGTCGAGCGGATCAAGGAACTGTCGCGCGAAGGCGCCTATGACGGCGTCGTCTTCCACCGCGTCATCGAGGACTTCATGGCCCAGACGGGCGACGTTCAGTTCGGCAAGCAGGGCGGCGACAGCTTCAACCCGGCACGCGCCGGCATGGGCGGCTCTTCGAAGCCGGACCTGAAGGCTGAATTCTCCGCCACCTCGCATGTGCGCGGCACCTGCTCTATGGCCCGTTCGCAGAATCCGAACTCCGCAAACTCGCAGTTCTTCATCTGCTTCACCGATGCACCGTGGCTGAACAAGCAGTATTCGGTCTGGGGTCAGGTCATCGAGGGCATGGAAGTCATCGACCAGATCAAGCGCGGCGAACCCGTGCGCGATCCCGACTCCATCGTTTCGATGAAGGTCGCTGCCGACGCCTGA
- a CDS encoding tRNA preQ1(34) S-adenosylmethionine ribosyltransferase-isomerase QueA, with the protein MRVDEFDFDLPEESIALRPASPRDHARLLVVRPDGVPLLEDRNVYDLASFLKPGDALVFNDTKVIPAQLEGVRLREGAERTPVSCTLHMRVAANRWRAFARPGKRIKAGDRIEFGHSGETCLLGTLVATVAEKGEAGEIELAFDLSGPDLDQAIASVGHIPLPPYIAAKRPEDSQDRKDYQTIYAREEGAVAAPTAGLHFTPALFEKLDAASVERHFVTLHVGAGTFLPVKADDTADHKMHHEIGYVSANTAAALNAVKARGGRIVCVGTTSLRLLESATTEAGEVLAWSGATDIFITPGYRFRAVDVLMTNFHLPRSTLFMLVSAFAGLETMRAAYTHAIETGYRFYSYGDSSLLFRKDP; encoded by the coding sequence ATGCGTGTAGACGAATTCGATTTCGACCTTCCGGAAGAAAGCATTGCGCTGAGGCCTGCGAGCCCGCGTGACCACGCGCGCCTGCTGGTCGTGCGTCCCGACGGTGTTCCGTTGCTGGAAGACAGAAATGTCTATGACCTCGCTTCCTTCCTTAAGCCGGGTGACGCTTTGGTCTTCAACGACACCAAGGTCATCCCGGCCCAGCTCGAAGGTGTCCGCTTGCGGGAAGGAGCGGAGCGCACTCCGGTGTCCTGCACCCTGCATATGCGCGTTGCCGCCAATCGCTGGAGGGCCTTTGCCCGTCCCGGCAAGCGTATCAAGGCCGGTGACCGTATCGAATTCGGCCATTCCGGAGAAACCTGCCTGCTCGGCACGCTCGTGGCGACCGTGGCGGAGAAGGGCGAAGCCGGCGAAATCGAACTGGCTTTCGACCTGTCGGGGCCGGATCTCGACCAGGCCATCGCCTCCGTCGGCCATATTCCGCTGCCGCCCTATATCGCCGCCAAGCGACCGGAAGACAGCCAGGACCGCAAGGACTATCAGACCATATATGCCCGGGAAGAGGGGGCTGTTGCTGCTCCGACTGCCGGGCTTCATTTCACGCCCGCACTCTTCGAAAAGCTCGATGCCGCCAGCGTCGAGCGGCATTTCGTGACCCTGCATGTCGGTGCGGGCACCTTCCTGCCGGTCAAGGCAGACGATACCGCCGATCATAAGATGCATCACGAGATCGGTTATGTGTCTGCCAATACTGCAGCCGCACTCAATGCCGTGAAGGCGAGGGGCGGACGCATCGTCTGTGTCGGCACCACCTCGCTCCGGCTGCTGGAGAGCGCCACGACCGAGGCGGGCGAGGTGTTGGCATGGTCCGGCGCGACCGATATCTTCATCACGCCGGGCTATCGCTTCCGAGCCGTTGATGTCCTGATGACCAATTTCCACCTGCCGCGTTCGACGCTGTTCATGCTGGTGTCGGCCTTTGCCGGCCTTGAGACCATGCGAGCCGCCTATACCCACGCCATTGAAACCGGCTACCGTTTTTACTCCTACGGCGATTCCAGCCTGCTGTTCCGGAAAGACCCCTGA
- a CDS encoding tRNA guanosine(34) transglycosylase Tgt translates to MQEKFQFTLKATSGKARLGEVAMPRGVIRTPAFMPVGTVGTVKAMYLDQVREGGADIILGNTYHLMLRPGPERVARLGGLHELIRWPHPILTDSGGFQVMSLSGLRKLDEQGVTFKSHVDGSTHHMSPERSIEIQGLLDSDIQMQLDECVALPAEPKEIERAMEMSLRWAERCRVAFGEQPGKAMFGIVQGGDVPDLRVRSAEGLKQLDLKGYAVGGLAVGEPQEVMLKMLDITLPVLPTEKPRYLMGVGTPDDILKSVAQGIDMFDCVMPTRSGRHGLAFTRRGKVNIRNARHAEDMRPLDEESNCPASRDYSRAYLHHLVRSNEALGGMLLSWNNLSYYQELMQSIRKSIEEGRFADFMAETMEMWAKGDIDAR, encoded by the coding sequence ATGCAAGAGAAGTTCCAGTTCACCCTCAAGGCCACATCCGGCAAGGCTCGCCTTGGCGAAGTCGCCATGCCACGTGGTGTGATCCGCACGCCTGCCTTCATGCCGGTCGGCACGGTCGGCACCGTCAAGGCCATGTATCTCGATCAGGTCAGGGAAGGGGGCGCCGACATCATTCTCGGCAACACCTATCATCTGATGCTAAGGCCCGGTCCGGAGCGCGTCGCGCGCCTCGGCGGCCTGCATGAACTGATCCGCTGGCCGCATCCGATCCTCACCGACAGCGGTGGCTTTCAGGTCATGTCGCTCTCGGGCCTGCGCAAGCTCGACGAGCAGGGCGTAACCTTCAAGAGCCATGTTGATGGCTCGACCCACCACATGTCGCCGGAACGTTCGATCGAGATCCAGGGCCTGCTGGACAGCGACATCCAGATGCAGCTCGACGAATGTGTGGCGCTCCCGGCGGAGCCCAAGGAAATCGAGCGGGCGATGGAAATGTCCCTGCGCTGGGCCGAGCGCTGCCGCGTTGCCTTCGGCGAACAGCCGGGCAAGGCGATGTTCGGCATCGTTCAGGGCGGCGACGTCCCGGACCTACGCGTCCGCTCTGCCGAGGGATTGAAGCAACTCGATCTCAAGGGCTATGCCGTCGGCGGTCTCGCGGTTGGCGAACCGCAGGAAGTCATGCTGAAGATGCTCGACATCACGCTGCCTGTGTTGCCGACGGAAAAGCCGCGTTACCTGATGGGCGTCGGTACGCCCGATGACATCCTGAAGTCTGTTGCGCAGGGCATCGACATGTTCGACTGCGTGATGCCGACCCGCTCCGGTCGCCACGGGCTCGCCTTCACCCGGCGCGGCAAGGTCAACATCCGCAATGCCCGCCATGCCGAGGACATGCGGCCGCTGGACGAGGAATCGAATTGCCCGGCTTCCCGCGATTATTCGCGCGCTTATCTCCATCATCTCGTCCGCTCCAACGAGGCGCTCGGTGGCATGCTGCTGTCGTGGAATAACCTTTCCTATTATCAGGAGCTGATGCAGAGCATCCGTAAGTCGATCGAGGAAGGGCGCTTTGCGGATTTCATGGCGGAGACCATGGAAATGTGGGCGAAGGGCGATATCGACGCCCGTTGA